One genomic segment of uncultured Desulfobacter sp. includes these proteins:
- a CDS encoding transposase → MFILRDLTEPLQAEFSNTAQGQKRKVWFAYTLLAVVVPFTSSITSNLLRALQTLFGLKLHSQRFYAFMASPTLPWKKLWQAMWGMIPSPGTDGRIMVALDDSINPKSGRKIFGCAHFHDHAAKSNQSSYPWSQCILAVGLLKKIKSRWACLPLDFRFYMMKKNIEAKSATAKRKGKVLSFESKMTQAATMIKDIRNYFQQPVLVIADSWFGNDGLWSRLGRGEGGFFHLLSRMRTNITLYDLAPVSTGKRKVGRPRKYGSRLGSVADCAACWKKKCRAYMVFLYGKTREVQAYSQIVMLKTMKCPVRVVFVYRKTRYVALMTTDLTLSVEQIIEYYGARWKIESGFKEIKQEIGSSKSQVRNSESVLNHLNFCMMATTLTWIYADRLENAPDRRHKIRGRAGFAFSDVRKTIAEAALSSDFYRVCPVPGQNPQKSFVKTLLRMVA, encoded by the coding sequence ATGTTTATATTACGTGATTTGACAGAGCCTTTGCAAGCTGAATTTTCTAATACAGCTCAGGGACAGAAAAGAAAAGTCTGGTTTGCATACACGTTGCTCGCTGTAGTGGTACCGTTTACATCATCAATCACCTCTAACCTGTTACGTGCCCTTCAAACTTTGTTTGGTCTAAAACTGCATAGCCAGAGGTTTTATGCATTTATGGCGAGTCCAACACTGCCATGGAAAAAATTATGGCAAGCTATGTGGGGAATGATTCCGTCACCAGGTACAGACGGACGAATAATGGTAGCACTGGATGATTCCATAAACCCAAAAAGTGGTAGGAAAATTTTTGGTTGCGCACATTTTCACGATCATGCAGCAAAGTCAAACCAGAGTTCATATCCATGGTCACAGTGTATTCTGGCAGTAGGATTATTGAAAAAAATAAAATCTCGATGGGCCTGCCTGCCCCTTGATTTTCGTTTTTATATGATGAAAAAGAATATTGAGGCAAAATCTGCTACTGCCAAACGAAAAGGGAAGGTTCTTTCCTTTGAAAGCAAGATGACACAGGCTGCCACGATGATAAAGGATATTCGAAATTATTTTCAGCAACCAGTGTTAGTTATTGCAGATAGTTGGTTTGGCAATGACGGCCTCTGGTCCAGGCTGGGTCGTGGTGAAGGCGGCTTTTTCCATCTACTCTCTCGTATGCGAACAAATATTACGCTATATGATCTTGCCCCTGTTTCTACAGGAAAACGCAAGGTTGGTCGCCCACGAAAATATGGCAGCCGTCTGGGTTCTGTGGCTGATTGTGCAGCATGCTGGAAAAAAAAGTGCCGGGCTTATATGGTTTTCTTGTACGGCAAAACAAGGGAAGTACAGGCGTATTCACAAATCGTTATGTTGAAAACGATGAAATGTCCGGTACGAGTTGTTTTTGTTTATCGGAAAACACGATACGTTGCTCTCATGACCACAGATTTAACGCTTTCTGTTGAGCAAATTATAGAATATTATGGCGCACGCTGGAAAATAGAATCCGGATTTAAGGAGATCAAGCAGGAAATTGGTAGCTCAAAATCACAAGTTCGGAATTCGGAATCCGTACTGAATCATCTTAACTTCTGCATGATGGCCACAACGCTGACATGGATCTATGCCGACAGGTTGGAAAATGCACCAGACAGAAGACATAAAATTCGGGGACGAGCCGGATTTGCATTTTCTGATGTGCGCAAGACTATAGCGGAGGCAGCATTGAGTTCTGATTTTTATAGGGTTTGCCCTGTGCCGGGGCAAAACCCACAAAAATCTTTCGTTAAAACCTTGCTACGCATGGTTGCATAG
- a CDS encoding YdiU family protein translates to MEKTTAVSTLKAGFENSFAALPKKFFEEITPETVVNPVLQKYNWKLSRELGLNFTKETQELVDCLAGNLVFADSTPIATAYAGHQFGNFVPQLGDGRAILLGEKVTPDGKRLDVQLKGSGRTRFSRGGDGKSPLGPVIREYIVSEAMHALGVPTTRALAIVSTGERILRPDGAHPGGIMTRVASGFVRVGSFEYFAARGDETAIRKLADYVIDRHYPELPAKKDRYRQFFSSVAKKQARLVAKWMQLGFIHGVMNTDNTSISGETIDYGPCAFMDYYDPNMVFSSIDTMGRYRYANQGAIMKWNLHSLGMCLQTLLGKTDEEAADVIDATLSMFEDEFFHAQSVGLLKKIGIENPGDQDSSLLGELVALMQNQKADFTLTFRYLADHIRQGSDMTPQFQKLFKAPDAVAAWLESWQRRLAEENSPELIQAQMNRINPLFIPRNHRIHKAIEDAEARGDFSQVHLLTTLYENPFTEQPDFTDYAQPPTNEERVTRTFCGT, encoded by the coding sequence ATGGAAAAGACAACCGCTGTGTCAACTCTTAAAGCCGGATTCGAAAATAGTTTTGCAGCTCTTCCGAAAAAATTTTTTGAAGAGATTACGCCTGAGACCGTAGTCAACCCTGTGTTGCAAAAATACAACTGGAAATTGAGCCGGGAACTGGGTCTTAATTTCACTAAAGAGACCCAAGAACTGGTAGATTGTCTGGCAGGAAACCTTGTTTTTGCAGATTCAACACCCATTGCCACGGCCTATGCTGGGCATCAATTTGGCAACTTCGTTCCCCAACTTGGCGATGGCCGGGCCATTCTTCTCGGAGAAAAAGTCACCCCGGACGGAAAACGTTTGGATGTTCAACTCAAAGGTTCCGGCAGGACCCGTTTTTCACGGGGTGGAGACGGCAAGTCCCCTCTTGGGCCTGTGATCCGTGAGTACATTGTCAGTGAGGCCATGCATGCGTTAGGCGTGCCCACCACCAGGGCCCTGGCAATCGTCTCCACAGGAGAACGAATCTTGCGCCCGGATGGGGCCCATCCTGGGGGGATTATGACCCGGGTCGCATCGGGGTTTGTCCGGGTGGGCAGTTTCGAATATTTTGCCGCCCGGGGCGATGAAACGGCAATACGCAAGCTTGCCGACTACGTCATTGACCGTCATTATCCTGAACTTCCGGCAAAAAAAGACCGGTACAGGCAATTTTTTTCATCGGTGGCCAAAAAACAGGCCCGGCTTGTGGCCAAATGGATGCAGCTTGGATTTATTCACGGTGTCATGAATACGGATAACACCTCAATTTCAGGAGAGACCATTGATTATGGCCCCTGTGCCTTTATGGATTATTATGACCCCAACATGGTCTTCAGTTCCATTGATACCATGGGAAGATACCGTTATGCCAATCAGGGCGCCATCATGAAATGGAACCTGCACTCTCTTGGCATGTGTTTACAAACGCTTTTAGGAAAAACAGACGAAGAGGCAGCGGATGTGATTGATGCCACCCTGTCCATGTTTGAAGATGAATTTTTTCACGCCCAGAGCGTTGGCCTGCTTAAAAAAATCGGGATAGAAAATCCTGGTGATCAGGATTCTTCTCTTCTTGGGGAACTGGTTGCCCTCATGCAGAACCAAAAAGCCGATTTTACCCTGACGTTTCGCTATCTGGCAGATCATATCAGGCAGGGTTCAGATATGACCCCGCAATTCCAAAAACTTTTCAAAGCGCCGGATGCGGTTGCAGCCTGGCTTGAATCATGGCAGCGGCGGTTGGCTGAAGAAAATAGTCCTGAGCTCATTCAGGCACAAATGAACCGGATCAATCCTCTTTTTATTCCAAGAAATCATCGAATTCACAAGGCGATTGAGGATGCGGAAGCCAGAGGTGATTTCAGTCAGGTACACCTGCTGACGACGCTTTATGAAAACCCTTTTACTGAACAGCCTGATTTTACCGATTATGCCCAACCACCCACCAATGAAGAACGGGTAACACGGACATTTTGCGGCACTTGA
- a CDS encoding diguanylate cyclase codes for MNNDQNFTVMVVDDTQENIDILVTVLGHQFNVCSAMGGKPALAKIAKDPPDLILLDIMMPEMDGFEVCRQLKSQTEIQDIPIIFLTARTDENSVVEGFQAGVVDYITKPFNTTELLVRVKTQLELSHSRREMKRINERLEHLVIHDDLTGLYNTRYLYDELYQLLERSKAENKSFALLFMDIDNFKYVVDTYGHLNGSRALREIADTIMESISQPCYGVAYGGDEFVIVLPGFNKDQAIKTAESIRDRMKQTTYLSSEGCNVNLSASVGIAAYPDDATETRALLNLADQLMFKIKETSKDAIGCLANAPDSDRPQPPSTLIN; via the coding sequence GTGAATAACGATCAAAATTTTACGGTAATGGTCGTAGATGACACCCAGGAAAATATCGATATTCTCGTTACGGTTCTGGGACACCAGTTTAACGTATGCAGTGCCATGGGCGGGAAACCCGCATTGGCGAAAATTGCCAAGGATCCACCTGATCTGATTCTTTTAGATATCATGATGCCGGAAATGGATGGTTTTGAAGTCTGCCGACAACTCAAAAGTCAGACCGAAATCCAGGATATTCCTATCATCTTTCTGACGGCCAGGACCGATGAAAATAGTGTTGTGGAAGGGTTCCAGGCCGGTGTAGTGGATTACATCACCAAACCATTTAATACCACCGAATTGCTTGTGCGCGTAAAGACACAACTTGAACTGAGCCATTCTCGAAGGGAAATGAAAAGAATTAATGAGAGACTGGAACACTTAGTTATTCATGACGATTTGACAGGCCTTTACAACACGCGTTATCTGTACGATGAGTTGTATCAGTTGCTCGAACGCAGTAAAGCTGAAAACAAATCCTTTGCTCTGCTCTTTATGGATATTGATAATTTCAAATATGTTGTGGACACCTACGGGCATCTAAACGGCAGCCGGGCACTTCGAGAAATTGCCGACACCATCATGGAATCAATTTCACAACCATGCTATGGGGTGGCATATGGTGGGGATGAATTTGTCATCGTACTGCCGGGGTTTAATAAGGACCAGGCAATCAAAACAGCCGAGAGCATTCGTGACCGGATGAAACAGACAACGTACCTGAGCAGCGAAGGGTGTAACGTAAACCTGAGCGCAAGCGTTGGCATCGCGGCCTACCCTGATGATGCAACAGAAACAAGAGCCCTGCTGAACCTGGCGGATCAGCTGATGTTCAAAATAAAGGAAACCAGCAAAGACGCCATTGGCTGCCTTGCCAACGCACCCGATTCAGATCGGCCCCAGCCCCCAAGCACCCTGATAAATTAG
- a CDS encoding aminotransferase class I/II-fold pyridoxal phosphate-dependent enzyme: protein MTTDKLDKSLQTELDALAAEGRAKAPERIITEFIPPRNDSGPRYRLEGSSKEYIRLNSNAYLSLSVHPALVQAADKATRQFGVGPGAVRFIDGTFCYHTELEKRIAEFLGKPCAKIFNSAYTANCGLALSISNAKTYWIGDQLNHNSIIRAMRISNVPSDNKGIFKHNDMADLKRCLDEVGPDMERVVVIFDGIFSMRGDFAPIDQILNVCKSYEDKFKDGVITVVDDSHGIGAYGATGRGTSEYAGVRPDVIVGTFGKAFGVNGGFIAASDTMIEAIRQKADTYIYTNPLSVADCAAAVAAIDICDSDQGLDLLDYLGTITTAFRDGLKKMGLESIEGPHPIVPLMVRDTGRTHDLVNFLYENGVLVVGLTFPVVPKGSETIRFQINACHTHADIDYVLGLIRSFYERS, encoded by the coding sequence ATGACAACAGACAAATTGGACAAAAGCCTTCAAACCGAGCTTGACGCTCTGGCCGCCGAAGGCAGGGCAAAAGCCCCTGAAAGAATTATCACGGAATTTATCCCCCCAAGAAACGATTCAGGCCCAAGATATCGACTTGAAGGCTCCAGCAAAGAATATATCCGGCTCAATTCAAACGCCTATCTGTCTTTATCCGTCCATCCGGCGCTTGTTCAGGCGGCAGACAAGGCAACCCGGCAATTTGGTGTAGGCCCTGGTGCGGTAAGATTTATAGACGGAACGTTTTGTTACCATACTGAATTGGAAAAACGAATAGCCGAATTTTTGGGCAAGCCCTGTGCAAAAATTTTTAATTCTGCATATACGGCCAATTGTGGTCTGGCCTTGTCCATCTCCAATGCCAAAACATACTGGATTGGGGATCAGCTCAATCACAATTCCATTATCAGGGCCATGCGTATTTCAAATGTCCCTTCCGACAACAAGGGGATTTTCAAACACAATGACATGGCAGATCTGAAACGCTGTCTTGATGAGGTGGGGCCGGACATGGAACGTGTCGTGGTCATTTTTGACGGTATTTTTTCCATGCGTGGCGACTTTGCCCCCATTGACCAAATTCTTAACGTCTGCAAATCCTATGAAGACAAGTTCAAGGACGGGGTCATAACTGTAGTGGACGACTCGCACGGCATCGGGGCATATGGCGCAACAGGCCGGGGAACCAGCGAATATGCAGGCGTACGGCCCGACGTCATTGTCGGCACTTTCGGCAAAGCCTTCGGGGTCAACGGCGGGTTTATCGCAGCAAGTGATACCATGATTGAAGCGATTCGCCAAAAGGCGGATACATATATCTATACAAACCCCTTAAGCGTTGCAGACTGTGCTGCTGCCGTGGCCGCCATTGATATCTGTGACAGTGACCAGGGTCTGGACCTTCTGGATTACTTAGGCACAATAACCACAGCCTTTCGTGACGGTCTTAAGAAAATGGGCCTTGAATCAATTGAAGGGCCCCATCCCATAGTGCCTCTCATGGTCAGGGATACCGGCAGAACCCATGATCTTGTAAATTTTCTTTACGAAAATGGTGTGCTGGTAGTGGGTTTAACCTTTCCGGTTGTTCCCAAGGGATCTGAAACCATACGGTTTCAGATCAACGCCTGCCACACCCATGCCGATATTGATTATGTCCTGGGACTAATCAGGTCTTTTTATGAACGATCTTAA